A window of Chitinophaga sp. MM2321 contains these coding sequences:
- the trmD gene encoding tRNA (guanosine(37)-N1)-methyltransferase TrmD, producing MRIDIITVLPELLESPLSHSIMKRAQAKGLLEVHLHPLRDYSSLKHNQVDDYQFGGGAGMVMMLEPIVNAIESLQAKVQYDEIIYLTPDGETLNQQMANQLSLKGNLLMLCGHYKGIDQRIRDHFITKEISIGDYVLSGGELGAAVLVDAIGRLLPGVLNDETSALFDSFQDNLLAPPVYTRPVEFRGWKVPDILLSGDHKKIEDWRHQQAVERTTERRPDIL from the coding sequence ATGCGAATAGACATCATTACTGTGTTGCCTGAGCTGCTGGAAAGTCCGCTTTCCCACTCCATCATGAAGCGGGCACAGGCAAAGGGGCTCCTGGAGGTGCATCTGCACCCGCTCAGGGATTATTCCAGCCTGAAGCACAACCAGGTGGATGATTACCAGTTTGGCGGCGGCGCCGGGATGGTGATGATGCTGGAGCCTATTGTCAATGCTATTGAGTCTTTACAGGCAAAAGTGCAGTACGACGAAATTATCTACCTGACACCTGATGGCGAAACGCTGAATCAGCAGATGGCTAACCAGCTATCGCTCAAAGGCAACCTGCTGATGCTATGCGGGCACTATAAAGGCATTGATCAGCGTATCAGGGATCATTTTATCACCAAAGAGATCTCTATAGGTGATTATGTGCTGTCTGGCGGAGAGCTGGGCGCGGCTGTGCTGGTAGATGCTATCGGCCGCCTGTTGCCAGGGGTGCTGAATGATGAAACCAGTGCCTTATTCGACTCTTTCCAGGACAACCTGCTGGCTCCGCCTGTATATACCAGGCCGGTAGAGTTCCGTGGCTGGAAGGTGCCGGATATCCTGCTGAGCGGGGACCATAAAAAAATTGAGGACTGGCGTCACCAACAGGCGGTGGAACGTACAACGGAGCGCCGTCCGGACATATTGTAA
- the rplS gene encoding 50S ribosomal protein L19: MNAISFVHEQLTANKQYPKFKAGDNVTVNYKIVEGNKERIQSFKGDVLKIQGTGFTASFTVRKISDGIGVERLFPFYSPNIDGIVLNKVGKVRRAKLFYLRERAGKKARIKEKRV; encoded by the coding sequence ATGAACGCAATTTCGTTTGTTCACGAACAACTGACAGCTAACAAACAGTACCCGAAGTTTAAAGCAGGCGACAACGTCACTGTCAATTATAAGATCGTGGAAGGTAATAAAGAAAGGATTCAGTCCTTTAAAGGTGATGTGTTAAAAATCCAGGGTACAGGATTTACGGCATCCTTCACTGTTAGAAAAATTTCTGATGGCATTGGTGTGGAAAGACTGTTTCCATTTTACTCTCCCAACATCGATGGTATCGTGTTGAACAAGGTGGGTAAAGTAAGAAGAGCGAAACTTTTTTATCTGCGCGAACGTGCTGGTAAGAAAGCCCGTATCAAAGAAAAAAGGGTTTAG
- the gatA gene encoding Asp-tRNA(Asn)/Glu-tRNA(Gln) amidotransferase subunit GatA, with the protein MTEFSSIITFQKALYAGSTSCTERVRYYLERIAQLKHLNAFLEVYEDEALEKARELDERIKNGQPVGALAGVVIGIKDVICYKGHNVSAASNILEGFTSLFSATAVERLLAADAIIIGNLNCDEFAMGSTNENSAFGPTLNALDPTRVPGGSSGGSAVAVQADLCQVSLGSDTGGSVRQPADFCGIVGLKPTYGRISRYGLIAYASSFDQIGIFGKNIADVAAVLQVMAGPDEFDSTASQQEVPDYQQHLSNNKSFKFAYLRDAQYHEGLDAEMKEGYIDFFENLVQLGHVVTGKSFEHLDYVVPAYYVLTTAEASSNLSRYDGVKYGHRTAEKDLDLTDFYKKSRSEGFGKEVKRRILLGTFVLSAGYYDAYYTKAQQVRRLVTDKLNDILEEYDAILMPTVPSTAFKLGEKTDDPIAMYLADIYTVLANLAGVPAISIPLNQHSNGMPYGVQIITKKFDEAALLNIAHQLMTIERAAIV; encoded by the coding sequence TTGACTGAATTCAGCAGTATAATTACTTTCCAAAAAGCATTATACGCCGGCAGTACAAGCTGTACGGAGAGGGTACGTTATTACCTGGAGCGTATAGCACAGCTAAAACACTTAAATGCCTTCCTGGAAGTTTACGAGGATGAGGCCCTGGAAAAAGCGCGCGAACTGGATGAACGTATAAAAAACGGGCAACCAGTTGGCGCATTGGCCGGTGTGGTGATAGGCATTAAAGATGTAATCTGCTATAAAGGCCATAATGTAAGTGCCGCTTCCAATATACTGGAAGGGTTTACTTCCCTGTTTTCAGCTACAGCGGTGGAAAGACTGCTGGCAGCGGATGCTATTATCATTGGTAATCTCAATTGCGATGAATTCGCTATGGGGTCTACCAATGAGAATTCTGCTTTCGGTCCTACGTTGAATGCACTGGATCCTACCCGTGTGCCGGGTGGTTCTTCCGGTGGTTCTGCGGTAGCAGTGCAGGCGGATCTGTGCCAGGTGAGCCTGGGTAGTGATACCGGCGGGTCTGTTCGTCAACCGGCAGATTTTTGTGGTATTGTAGGCCTGAAGCCCACTTACGGCCGTATTTCCCGCTACGGATTGATCGCTTATGCCTCTTCTTTTGACCAGATTGGCATTTTTGGCAAGAATATTGCCGATGTGGCCGCAGTATTACAGGTCATGGCAGGACCGGATGAGTTCGATAGTACTGCTTCCCAACAGGAAGTTCCCGATTACCAACAACATCTCTCAAACAATAAATCCTTCAAATTCGCGTATTTAAGGGATGCACAGTATCACGAGGGGCTGGATGCGGAAATGAAGGAAGGATACATTGATTTCTTCGAAAACCTCGTGCAACTCGGCCATGTCGTTACAGGCAAGAGTTTCGAGCACCTGGATTATGTAGTACCCGCTTATTATGTGCTCACAACGGCAGAAGCATCTTCCAACCTGTCGCGTTACGATGGGGTGAAATATGGGCACAGAACCGCAGAAAAAGACCTGGATCTGACTGATTTTTACAAAAAAAGTAGGTCTGAAGGGTTTGGAAAAGAAGTAAAACGTCGTATATTACTAGGGACTTTCGTTCTCAGTGCCGGTTACTACGACGCTTATTATACTAAGGCACAACAGGTTAGGAGATTAGTAACAGACAAACTCAACGACATACTGGAAGAATATGACGCCATCTTAATGCCAACGGTGCCGTCAACCGCATTTAAATTAGGAGAGAAAACAGACGATCCTATTGCTATGTACCTGGCAGATATTTATACGGTATTAGCAAACCTGGCCGGGGTTCCGGCCATATCAATTCCACTGAACCAGCATTCAAACGGGATGCCATATGGGGTTCAGATTATCACAAAGAAGTTCGACGAAGCGGCCTTATTAAACATTGCTCATCAACTGATGACAATCGAACGGGCTGCTATTGTTTAA
- a CDS encoding cation:proton antiporter produces MKKRLLFYPVIIGIFAALIWVILQQGQLLPVKQKVVVATTAAAGTATTITATPGTGSWWQYLDNLQHPLSLLLLQIIMIMLASRLFGILANKVKQPAVVGEIIAGVLLGPSLLGWITPSFSSFLFPADSLRNLQFLSQIGLAFFMFIVGMELDISKIRNKAHDAVMISHASIIIPFFLGVSLAYFLFTGFAPASVSFLSFALFMGIAMSITAFPVLARIVQERKLTGTPLGTMAITCAAADDVTAWCILAVVVAIVKAGGVLSAVVTIVLAIVFVMFMLMLVRPWLDKTINRQIAKGQQKAAISLVFFVLLVAAWLAEVIGIHALFGAFLAGVIMPQQAGIKQLLTDKLEDVSVLLLLPIFFVYTGLRTQVGLLNQGHLWVVFGMIMTVAVVGKFGGSTLTARLMGQSWKQSVSIGALMNTRGLMELVVLNIGYDLGILSPEIFAMMVLMALTTTLMTGPILDLVAYCEKKKGILAV; encoded by the coding sequence ATGAAAAAACGCCTCCTCTTCTATCCTGTTATCATTGGCATTTTTGCAGCATTGATCTGGGTGATACTGCAACAGGGGCAATTGCTGCCTGTTAAGCAGAAAGTGGTCGTTGCAACCACCGCTGCCGCAGGTACTGCTACCACAATAACAGCAACTCCAGGTACAGGTTCCTGGTGGCAATACCTGGATAACCTGCAACATCCGCTTAGCCTGTTACTGTTACAGATCATTATGATCATGCTGGCTTCCCGCCTGTTTGGCATCCTGGCCAATAAAGTAAAACAACCGGCAGTAGTAGGTGAAATCATTGCCGGCGTGTTACTCGGCCCTTCTTTACTGGGCTGGATTACACCGTCGTTCTCCTCCTTTCTGTTTCCTGCCGACTCTTTAAGGAATTTACAGTTCCTCAGCCAGATAGGATTGGCCTTTTTTATGTTCATTGTAGGTATGGAGCTGGACATCAGTAAAATCAGGAATAAAGCACATGATGCGGTCATGATCAGTCATGCCAGCATCATTATACCCTTTTTCCTGGGCGTTTCGCTGGCCTATTTCCTCTTTACCGGCTTTGCACCTGCATCGGTAAGTTTTCTCTCTTTCGCCCTGTTTATGGGCATCGCCATGAGCATTACCGCATTTCCGGTGCTGGCACGTATTGTTCAGGAAAGAAAGCTGACCGGTACGCCATTGGGTACCATGGCTATTACCTGCGCCGCAGCAGATGATGTCACCGCCTGGTGTATATTGGCTGTGGTGGTGGCTATCGTAAAAGCCGGCGGAGTATTGAGCGCCGTTGTCACCATTGTACTCGCCATTGTTTTTGTCATGTTTATGCTGATGCTGGTACGTCCCTGGCTGGATAAAACCATAAACAGGCAAATTGCAAAAGGCCAGCAGAAAGCGGCTATATCGCTGGTATTTTTTGTGCTCCTCGTGGCTGCTTGGCTGGCGGAGGTTATTGGTATCCATGCCTTATTCGGCGCGTTCCTGGCAGGTGTGATCATGCCACAGCAGGCTGGTATCAAACAACTGCTGACAGATAAGCTGGAAGATGTAAGCGTTTTGCTATTACTCCCTATCTTCTTTGTGTATACGGGTTTAAGAACCCAGGTAGGACTTCTTAACCAGGGGCATTTGTGGGTGGTGTTTGGTATGATCATGACGGTGGCGGTAGTTGGGAAATTTGGTGGCAGCACCCTTACAGCGCGGTTGATGGGACAGTCATGGAAGCAGTCAGTATCTATAGGGGCGCTCATGAATACCCGCGGTCTGATGGAACTGGTGGTGCTTAATATTGGCTACGATCTTGGTATTTTATCTCCCGAAATATTTGCTATGATGGTATTAATGGCACTGACTACCACCTTGATGACCGGGCCTATACTGGACCTCGTAGCCTATTGTGAAAAGAAAAAAGGAATATTGGCGGTGTAG
- a CDS encoding phosphoglycerate kinase, producing the protein MSKFSDYNFNGRKALVRVDFNVPLNDKFDITDDNRMRAAVPTIKKILKDGGAVILMSHLGRPKDGPTDKYSLKHLVYHLISLLDGTTVKFAEDCVGPVAEKAAADLQMGEVLLLENLRFHKQEEKGDATFAEQLSKLGNTYVNDAFGTAHRAHASTAVIAQYFAPEDRMFGLLMEAEVTNAEKVLNSAESPFTAILGGAKVSDKILIIETLMDRANNIIIGGGMAFTFLKAQGKEIGNSLCENDKLDLANELLEKATVKGVQLILPVDSVAADKFAEDAATQTVSNDNIPAGWMGLDIGPKSIALFSQTIQASRTILWNGPMGVFEMKAFQAGTKGVADAIVTATEKGAFSLVGGGDSVAAVNKFGLADKVSYVSTGGGAMLEFFEGKELPGIAAIA; encoded by the coding sequence ATGAGTAAATTCTCCGATTATAACTTCAATGGCCGCAAAGCCCTGGTACGCGTGGATTTCAACGTCCCCCTGAACGATAAATTCGACATCACCGACGATAACCGTATGCGTGCTGCTGTACCTACCATCAAAAAGATCCTGAAAGATGGCGGCGCCGTTATACTCATGTCCCACCTTGGCCGCCCTAAAGATGGCCCTACCGATAAATATTCCTTAAAACACCTCGTATACCACCTCATCTCCCTGCTGGACGGCACTACCGTAAAGTTTGCGGAAGACTGCGTAGGTCCCGTTGCTGAAAAAGCCGCTGCTGACCTGCAAATGGGCGAAGTACTGCTGTTGGAAAACCTGCGCTTTCACAAACAGGAAGAAAAAGGCGATGCCACTTTTGCAGAACAACTATCTAAACTGGGCAACACATATGTAAATGACGCATTCGGTACCGCCCACCGTGCACACGCTTCCACAGCGGTTATTGCACAATACTTCGCACCGGAAGACCGTATGTTCGGTCTCCTCATGGAAGCAGAAGTAACCAATGCAGAGAAAGTACTGAACAGTGCCGAATCTCCTTTCACCGCTATCCTTGGCGGCGCGAAAGTAAGCGATAAAATACTGATCATCGAAACCCTGATGGATCGTGCCAATAACATCATCATTGGTGGTGGTATGGCTTTTACCTTCCTGAAAGCACAGGGTAAAGAAATCGGCAACTCACTCTGCGAAAACGACAAACTGGACCTGGCCAACGAATTGCTGGAGAAAGCTACTGTAAAAGGTGTTCAACTGATACTCCCTGTTGATTCCGTTGCAGCGGATAAATTTGCAGAAGATGCAGCCACACAAACTGTTTCCAACGATAATATTCCCGCCGGATGGATGGGCCTCGACATAGGACCTAAGTCCATCGCACTTTTCAGCCAGACCATCCAGGCCTCCAGAACCATTTTATGGAACGGGCCAATGGGCGTGTTTGAAATGAAAGCTTTCCAGGCAGGTACCAAAGGTGTTGCTGATGCCATCGTTACCGCTACTGAAAAAGGAGCGTTTTCACTGGTAGGCGGCGGCGACTCTGTTGCAGCTGTCAATAAATTCGGACTGGCCGATAAAGTAAGCTATGTATCTACCGGTGGTGGCGCTATGCTCGAGTTCTTTGAAGGAAAAGAACTGCCCGGAATCGCAGCCATCGCATAA
- the ffh gene encoding signal recognition particle protein, translating to MFESLSERLDSAFKQLKGEGRISEINIATTVKEIRRALVDADVNYKIAKEFTDRVKDKAMGEKVLTAISPGQLMVKIVQDELTELMGGTEAEFDSKTNPSVVLIAGLQGSGKTTFSGKLANFLKTKKAKKPLLVAADIYRPAAIDQLKVLGEQIGVEVYSEPENKNAVDIAQNAIKHAKANGFNIIIIDTAGRLAVDEMMMKEVADVKAAVNPQEILFVVDSMTGQDAVNTAKAFNERLNFTGVVLTKLDGDTRGGAALTIKYTVEKPIKFVSMGEKLDTLDVFYPERMAQRILGMGDITTLVERAQAQFNEEQAKKLEKKIRQNQFDFDDFKEQLQQIKKMGNLKDLMGMIPGVGKAVKDLDISDDAFKGIEAMINSMTPAERGNPDVIDGSRRKRIAKGSGKDIQDVNQFMKQFEQMRQMMKMMNKFGAGGKGLKGMVR from the coding sequence ATGTTTGAATCATTATCAGAGAGACTGGATTCCGCGTTTAAGCAGCTTAAAGGGGAAGGCCGTATCTCCGAAATAAATATAGCAACTACTGTCAAAGAAATCCGCCGTGCTTTGGTGGATGCGGATGTGAACTATAAAATAGCCAAGGAATTTACTGATAGGGTAAAGGACAAAGCCATGGGTGAAAAGGTGTTGACCGCCATTTCTCCCGGACAGCTCATGGTAAAGATCGTTCAGGACGAACTGACCGAGCTGATGGGTGGTACCGAAGCCGAATTTGATAGCAAAACAAATCCTTCCGTTGTACTCATAGCAGGTTTGCAGGGTTCAGGTAAAACTACCTTTTCCGGTAAACTGGCTAATTTCCTCAAAACCAAGAAGGCGAAAAAGCCTTTACTGGTAGCGGCAGATATCTACCGCCCGGCAGCGATTGACCAGCTGAAAGTGCTGGGAGAGCAGATCGGGGTGGAAGTGTACAGCGAACCTGAAAATAAAAATGCGGTTGATATTGCTCAAAATGCGATCAAACACGCAAAAGCTAATGGTTTTAACATCATTATCATCGATACGGCCGGTCGTCTGGCAGTGGATGAAATGATGATGAAAGAAGTAGCCGATGTGAAAGCAGCGGTAAATCCACAGGAAATCCTGTTTGTGGTTGACTCCATGACCGGCCAGGATGCGGTAAACACCGCTAAGGCCTTCAATGAGCGCCTCAATTTCACCGGGGTAGTACTTACTAAGCTGGATGGCGATACACGCGGCGGTGCGGCCCTTACGATCAAATACACCGTAGAGAAGCCCATCAAGTTCGTGAGCATGGGGGAAAAACTCGATACCCTCGACGTATTTTACCCTGAACGTATGGCGCAGCGTATCCTGGGCATGGGTGATATCACCACCCTGGTAGAACGCGCGCAGGCCCAGTTTAACGAAGAACAGGCCAAAAAGCTGGAAAAGAAGATCCGTCAGAACCAGTTTGATTTTGATGATTTCAAGGAACAGCTGCAACAGATCAAAAAGATGGGTAACCTGAAAGATCTGATGGGTATGATCCCCGGTGTGGGAAAAGCCGTGAAGGACCTGGATATCAGCGACGATGCATTTAAGGGCATTGAAGCCATGATCAACTCCATGACACCTGCAGAGCGCGGTAACCCGGATGTAATAGACGGCAGCCGCCGGAAACGCATTGCAAAAGGCAGCGGAAAGGACATCCAGGACGTGAATCAGTTCATGAAACAGTTTGAACAGATGCGGCAGATGATGAAAATGATGAATAAGTTTGGCGCTGGTGGCAAGGGTTTGAAAGGAATGGTGCGATAA
- the gap gene encoding type I glyceraldehyde-3-phosphate dehydrogenase, translating to MGTTLKIGINGFGRIGRLVYRQIYKMPGIDVVAINDLTSPTVLAHLLKYDSAQGRFDADVKHSENAINVNGEDVKIYAQRDPSQIPWKDHGVDVVIECTGFFADRDKAAAHITAGAKRVVISAPATGDLKTIVFNVNHLILDGSETVISCASCTTNCLAPMAKVLQDTYGIATGLMTTVHAYTNDQNTLDAPHPKGDLRRARAAAANIVPNSTGAAKAIGLVLPELKGKLDGNAQRVPTITGSLTELTTILNKKVTVDEVNAAMKAAANESFGYTEDEIVSSDIIGINFGSLFDATQTKVITVGEHQMVKTVSWYDNEMSYVSQLVRTVKYFAGLISK from the coding sequence ATGGGAACTACTCTCAAAATTGGTATTAATGGTTTCGGTCGCATAGGCCGTTTGGTATACCGCCAGATTTACAAAATGCCCGGCATTGATGTGGTAGCTATCAATGATCTCACCAGCCCTACTGTGCTGGCGCATTTGCTGAAATACGATTCGGCGCAGGGTAGGTTTGATGCAGATGTTAAACATTCTGAAAATGCAATCAATGTGAACGGTGAAGATGTGAAGATATACGCACAGCGGGATCCGTCTCAGATTCCATGGAAAGACCATGGTGTTGATGTAGTGATCGAGTGTACCGGTTTCTTTGCTGACAGAGACAAAGCTGCTGCACACATTACTGCCGGCGCAAAAAGAGTAGTAATATCCGCTCCTGCTACCGGCGATCTGAAAACGATCGTGTTCAACGTTAACCACCTGATTCTGGATGGCAGCGAAACTGTTATCTCCTGCGCTTCCTGCACCACCAACTGCCTGGCTCCAATGGCTAAAGTATTGCAGGATACCTATGGTATCGCTACCGGTTTAATGACAACTGTACACGCTTACACCAACGACCAGAACACCCTGGATGCTCCGCACCCCAAAGGTGATCTGCGCCGCGCCCGTGCTGCTGCTGCCAACATCGTACCTAACAGTACCGGTGCTGCAAAAGCAATCGGCCTGGTTTTGCCTGAACTGAAAGGTAAACTGGACGGTAATGCACAACGCGTTCCTACCATCACTGGTTCTTTAACTGAGCTGACAACCATCCTCAACAAAAAAGTAACGGTTGATGAGGTGAATGCAGCCATGAAAGCAGCTGCCAATGAATCTTTCGGTTATACCGAAGATGAAATTGTAAGCTCTGATATCATCGGTATCAACTTCGGTTCACTGTTTGACGCTACGCAAACTAAAGTGATCACCGTAGGCGAACACCAGATGGTTAAAACCGTATCCTGGTACGATAACGAAATGAGCTATGTATCACAACTGGTGCGTACTGTGAAGTACTTCGCCGGTCTGATCAGCAAATAA
- the rpsP gene encoding 30S ribosomal protein S16: MPVKIRLQRHGAKKRPFYFIVVADARAPRDGKFIQKIGTYNPLTVPASINIDTEKALRWLQKGAQPTDTVRRILSFKGVLYLKHLLRGVTLNLFDEPTAYQKFAQWQAEHEQKVSARRDGQRKARVAAPIVRRVEETPAAPAPVTEAPAPEATEGEGTEA, translated from the coding sequence ATGCCAGTAAAAATCAGACTGCAGAGACATGGCGCGAAGAAAAGGCCTTTCTATTTTATCGTAGTAGCCGACGCACGCGCCCCAAGGGATGGTAAATTCATCCAGAAAATCGGGACTTACAACCCGTTAACAGTTCCAGCTTCTATCAACATCGATACTGAAAAAGCATTGCGTTGGTTGCAGAAAGGTGCACAACCTACTGACACTGTTAGAAGAATTCTGTCATTCAAAGGTGTATTGTATTTGAAACACCTGTTAAGAGGTGTTACCCTGAACCTGTTCGACGAGCCTACTGCTTACCAGAAGTTTGCACAATGGCAGGCCGAACACGAACAGAAAGTTTCTGCCCGCCGCGACGGTCAAAGGAAAGCTAGAGTAGCTGCCCCGATCGTTAGAAGGGTAGAAGAAACTCCTGCTGCTCCCGCTCCGGTTACAGAAGCTCCGGCTCCTGAAGCTACAGAAGGAGAAGGTACAGAAGCATAA
- a CDS encoding twin-arginine translocase TatA/TatE family subunit codes for MSELLLIAVVVLLLFGGKKIPELMRGLGKGIREFNDAKNNVRQEIEEGMKERPVQPATTDTAVDTTVPAVETHTSASATDEKHNA; via the coding sequence ATGTCTGAACTGCTTTTAATCGCTGTCGTAGTGTTATTGCTGTTTGGAGGTAAAAAGATCCCTGAATTAATGCGTGGCCTTGGTAAAGGCATCCGTGAGTTTAATGACGCCAAAAACAACGTGCGCCAGGAGATTGAAGAAGGTATGAAAGAAAGACCTGTTCAACCAGCTACTACTGATACAGCTGTAGACACAACGGTACCTGCCGTGGAAACGCACACATCTGCATCTGCTACAGATGAAAAACATAACGCATAA
- the rimM gene encoding ribosome maturation factor RimM (Essential for efficient processing of 16S rRNA): protein MSNYFSIGKLVSAHGLQGELLLRHSLGKRSALKGVTVVFLEERKKSFIPYFVEQVTIKDAEQVYIRLEGVDSKEAAQKLMPGQVYLLEEDFKQQTASSAPLALLGFTVMDAQHGLLGTIEEVIEMPMQVLVKVLIEGKEALLPINEQSLVKVDKQNQVVHLDLPDGLIELYTSV from the coding sequence ATGAGCAATTATTTCAGTATCGGCAAACTGGTGTCGGCCCATGGATTACAGGGAGAGCTGCTTTTAAGGCACAGTCTTGGCAAAAGATCGGCCCTGAAAGGGGTAACCGTTGTATTCCTGGAAGAGCGCAAAAAAAGCTTTATTCCCTACTTTGTGGAGCAGGTGACCATCAAGGACGCTGAACAGGTGTATATCAGGCTGGAAGGGGTGGATTCAAAAGAAGCTGCCCAGAAACTGATGCCCGGACAGGTATACCTGCTGGAGGAAGACTTTAAACAGCAAACAGCCTCTTCCGCCCCGCTGGCACTCCTCGGCTTTACCGTCATGGATGCACAGCATGGCCTCCTGGGTACTATCGAGGAAGTGATCGAAATGCCCATGCAGGTGCTGGTAAAGGTGCTGATTGAAGGAAAAGAAGCCCTGCTACCCATTAACGAGCAATCACTTGTAAAAGTAGACAAGCAAAACCAGGTAGTACACCTGGACCTGCCGGACGGGCTGATTGAACTATACACCAGCGTTTAA
- a CDS encoding lytic transglycosylase domain-containing protein — protein MQKIFLLLLLPALCLGSVEVMGSNSVPKETVPATAAPDTSIIKLNRKVHLPKDTVVHISPTSIAVKKAAESLPNTIGSPKVYEQINNNLVAGYVNNYATRYSQHLQIMIEKGQPYFAMVEKVFREHGIPEEMKYLAVIESSFNTNARSRVGAVGAWQFMAGTARIFGLSVGKKVDERKDFYKSTLAAAQFLNKLYDQFGDWLLVVAAYNCGAGGVQRAMKASGREDFWGMQYFLPAESRNHVYKFIATGYILDRFNNFFGVSDDNTLAAQPTENGSFAAPVARGPLTEDEIFSTVEINVTGKYRLEAIAKKLDMSVAQLDRFNPGFAKAMASPENNYDLRIPQEKMKQFMAEKDEMLKESVQLTLDDKAIGVDKSKFPPPAKMAVKSPVVKKATTTRHHTATKKHTVAKKHTATKRPIAKK, from the coding sequence ATGCAAAAAATCTTTTTACTGTTGCTGTTGCCGGCCTTGTGTTTAGGGAGTGTAGAGGTAATGGGTAGCAATAGCGTACCTAAAGAGACGGTGCCTGCCACAGCAGCACCAGACACCAGTATCATAAAATTGAATCGTAAGGTACATTTACCAAAAGATACAGTTGTACATATTTCCCCTACCTCTATCGCGGTAAAGAAAGCAGCAGAAAGCCTGCCCAACACGATCGGCAGCCCGAAAGTGTATGAACAGATCAATAACAATCTTGTTGCCGGCTATGTAAATAACTACGCCACCAGGTACAGTCAGCATCTTCAGATAATGATCGAAAAGGGACAACCCTATTTCGCTATGGTGGAAAAAGTTTTCCGCGAACACGGTATCCCCGAGGAAATGAAATACCTCGCAGTCATAGAATCCAGCTTTAATACCAATGCACGTTCAAGGGTAGGAGCGGTAGGCGCCTGGCAATTTATGGCCGGTACTGCCCGCATCTTCGGTTTGAGCGTAGGTAAAAAGGTGGATGAAAGAAAGGATTTCTATAAATCTACCCTGGCTGCAGCACAGTTTCTCAACAAACTGTATGATCAGTTTGGTGACTGGTTACTGGTAGTAGCCGCCTATAACTGCGGCGCCGGCGGCGTACAACGCGCTATGAAAGCCAGCGGCCGTGAAGATTTCTGGGGTATGCAGTATTTCCTGCCCGCAGAATCACGTAATCATGTATATAAATTTATCGCTACCGGTTATATCCTCGACAGATTCAACAACTTCTTTGGTGTAAGCGACGATAACACTTTGGCCGCACAGCCCACTGAAAACGGAAGCTTTGCTGCTCCCGTTGCAAGAGGACCATTGACAGAAGATGAAATCTTCAGTACCGTAGAAATAAATGTTACCGGCAAATACAGATTGGAAGCAATTGCTAAAAAACTGGATATGTCAGTAGCCCAGCTGGACCGCTTTAATCCCGGTTTTGCCAAAGCGATGGCAAGCCCCGAGAACAACTATGACCTGCGTATTCCCCAGGAAAAGATGAAACAGTTCATGGCTGAGAAAGATGAAATGCTGAAAGAATCTGTACAGCTGACCCTGGATGATAAGGCAATAGGCGTGGATAAAAGCAAATTTCCGCCTCCGGCGAAAATGGCTGTAAAAAGCCCCGTAGTTAAAAAAGCTACCACCACCCGGCATCATACAGCTACAAAAAAACACACCGTTGCCAAGAAGCATACAGCTACCAAAAGGCCAATTGCAAAAAAGTAA